From Pseudomonas poae, the proteins below share one genomic window:
- a CDS encoding YncE family protein, with protein MPTEPIDLEPPPYPAESVPLGNTLYPEAAVYGLNIRHVSPSLSMYFERWPGANRGDYMGWRIGNLDRPIASLEIDNVEDEVSRYVLVVPARDLPEGNVDMFGRVVRIGSGQASRSITQKILIKTTRPGGDDRRVLEPWHSELVMRIIYTATGEPIVDGDTIADPTGGFTCLIDKYLNCRQNDEITIWFDGIRVPHIVSPAEAAGAGPIRVEIPESIILNATQLGSVQVFFSCKDVVGNEAGGKYPYSKPIELRSELDQTLLSPPAFMVAVPPDTEGLEVTQVDLDTDSTSSFFVYAFVDRARVAPRPPHQVKLTFEITPANGTPWVKVFPLAPDTNLGRVKIDVDKELINSLTGGMFRMSFQWLTSAGVLKGQSASTLVRVVGSQVLMPPVISAQIESGLIEAIADLSAEIPTYQPHNPNWTETFSMTPVVSAGGLAPYTETQLAGPQGGIRRVTVANLQRFRGQGFLEIGYSTNEGREGAPAIRKSKVLTAQIGVRDPVLAAPTVKGAVDDNIDPAEMKDPELTIYVPYTGTVAGNVVSWSVIGQNQAGSASGTFPITTTNAGSALPTVGIPVPRLVLDNNNENIISVTYSVTDPTARPPRILRSEVRYISVGKAVRLGIPRVIEASPLQDQIDPKNVTKGATIEMDIRQSRDDDQIFAVWQGAFGISTIEVQVPGNSKATIVKAPIPPEVIAKALRAGGNTITVSYYFTRGPFSYTSVSRDLRLLPPTGMRAPTINAYELGSLPVYEITGDAYFKVDRWDSIFVNQYIWGTLRGTNADGTPYENVIFNAHVLTADEAANGISALVPAQELTGLQDNSHLLLTFSVSYAQVPSTDTAVPFTTRDYVIQTLPSTLPAPAFANQKVAALSIDPLIYENTASVTVTYPGMTTAQTINLLWRFPDGTNATIAARNGLATGRVDFPVSRAVLSASVGKPITLQYSSTSGTKVVWSDVQTLTVQTIPEANLPQALLNRVVNGGQQNLDNFTTSTLSLPAWRLSKVGQRLTITAHSDGVLPLKVLDNYPITANEVTNGLVNIPVPNSWLLTLSNNGRLMLDVESAHDGIFNSPTTVQFPLTEYTIINVPTLASDITTFQNSSMNGWKSFAADFRDLSFSPQGLLNYTYSESSQGMIIRKSFNNMKIGSTYRFSMDAMRVDGRFALPILSLHTNQGPLTDYYYLSSMTTITMSGEFIANTQSMDFMLFNSQPTAGGNDYVVSNAKVTRLS; from the coding sequence ATGCCTACCGAACCCATTGACCTCGAACCACCACCCTATCCAGCTGAATCCGTGCCGCTGGGCAACACCTTGTACCCCGAAGCGGCCGTTTACGGCCTTAACATCCGTCATGTGTCCCCCTCCCTTAGCATGTATTTCGAACGATGGCCCGGCGCCAACAGAGGTGACTACATGGGCTGGCGCATTGGGAACCTGGACCGTCCAATCGCCTCTCTCGAGATCGACAACGTAGAGGACGAAGTGTCCCGGTACGTTTTGGTCGTTCCTGCGCGGGACCTTCCAGAGGGTAACGTCGACATGTTTGGCCGGGTGGTACGTATCGGCAGCGGCCAGGCCAGCCGGTCTATCACGCAAAAAATTCTGATCAAGACCACGCGGCCCGGCGGAGACGATCGCAGGGTACTGGAGCCGTGGCACAGCGAGTTGGTGATGCGGATCATATACACCGCAACCGGCGAGCCCATTGTTGACGGCGACACCATTGCAGACCCGACAGGCGGGTTTACTTGCCTGATCGACAAGTATTTGAACTGCCGCCAGAACGACGAAATCACAATCTGGTTTGATGGCATAAGGGTCCCCCATATCGTGAGCCCGGCCGAGGCTGCCGGGGCCGGGCCGATCCGCGTGGAGATCCCCGAGAGCATTATCCTCAATGCCACCCAACTGGGATCGGTGCAGGTGTTCTTCAGCTGCAAAGACGTGGTGGGCAACGAAGCAGGGGGTAAGTACCCGTATTCAAAACCTATCGAGTTGCGAAGTGAGCTGGACCAAACGCTTCTCTCCCCTCCGGCCTTTATGGTGGCGGTTCCGCCCGATACTGAAGGCTTAGAAGTCACTCAGGTCGACCTGGATACCGACTCCACCTCCAGCTTCTTTGTTTATGCCTTTGTAGATCGTGCCAGGGTCGCCCCCAGGCCCCCCCACCAGGTCAAACTCACTTTTGAAATCACACCGGCAAACGGTACCCCTTGGGTCAAAGTTTTTCCTCTCGCCCCCGACACTAACTTGGGGCGTGTGAAGATTGATGTCGATAAAGAGCTCATCAACTCGCTGACGGGCGGGATGTTCCGGATGTCCTTCCAATGGCTGACCAGCGCAGGAGTATTGAAGGGGCAATCGGCGAGCACCTTGGTCAGGGTCGTGGGCAGCCAGGTATTGATGCCACCCGTGATCTCGGCCCAGATCGAGTCGGGCTTGATTGAAGCCATCGCAGACCTGTCCGCAGAAATCCCGACCTACCAGCCCCACAACCCGAATTGGACGGAAACGTTTTCGATGACGCCAGTGGTAAGCGCGGGCGGCCTTGCGCCGTACACCGAAACGCAATTGGCAGGGCCTCAGGGTGGTATTCGGCGTGTGACCGTTGCGAACCTGCAAAGATTCAGGGGCCAAGGCTTCCTGGAAATTGGTTACTCCACGAACGAAGGCAGGGAGGGTGCACCTGCCATCCGCAAGTCGAAGGTGCTCACGGCTCAGATTGGCGTGCGCGACCCTGTATTGGCCGCCCCGACTGTTAAAGGGGCAGTAGATGACAATATCGACCCGGCCGAAATGAAAGACCCCGAGTTGACGATCTATGTGCCTTACACGGGCACGGTCGCAGGCAATGTGGTGAGCTGGAGTGTGATAGGGCAGAACCAGGCAGGCTCCGCGAGCGGAACCTTTCCTATCACAACGACGAACGCAGGCAGTGCCTTGCCCACCGTGGGCATCCCGGTGCCCCGGCTGGTGCTGGACAACAATAACGAAAACATCATCAGCGTCACCTACAGCGTCACAGACCCCACAGCGCGCCCCCCACGGATCTTGCGTTCCGAGGTGCGTTACATCAGCGTCGGCAAGGCGGTGAGGCTGGGGATTCCCAGAGTGATTGAGGCCAGCCCGCTTCAAGATCAAATCGACCCCAAAAACGTGACCAAGGGTGCAACCATTGAGATGGACATTCGGCAGTCGCGGGACGACGATCAAATCTTCGCCGTTTGGCAGGGCGCTTTTGGCATTAGCACTATTGAAGTGCAAGTGCCAGGCAACTCGAAGGCCACTATCGTCAAGGCGCCCATCCCACCCGAGGTTATTGCCAAAGCCCTTCGTGCGGGTGGCAACACGATTACGGTCAGCTACTACTTTACACGGGGGCCTTTCAGCTATACCTCCGTCTCGCGTGATCTGCGGCTGTTGCCCCCTACCGGTATGCGGGCTCCAACAATCAACGCCTATGAACTTGGGTCGTTGCCTGTCTACGAAATTACAGGAGACGCCTATTTCAAGGTTGATAGATGGGACTCTATCTTTGTAAACCAGTACATCTGGGGAACACTCAGAGGCACGAATGCCGATGGTACGCCCTACGAAAATGTAATCTTCAACGCCCACGTGCTTACCGCAGACGAGGCCGCCAACGGCATTTCCGCACTTGTACCGGCGCAGGAATTGACAGGGCTCCAGGACAACTCGCACTTGCTCCTGACATTCTCAGTCAGTTATGCACAAGTCCCCAGTACGGACACGGCGGTACCCTTTACCACGCGTGACTATGTTATCCAGACGTTGCCCAGCACCCTGCCGGCGCCCGCGTTTGCCAATCAGAAGGTGGCTGCGCTCAGTATTGACCCACTCATCTACGAGAATACCGCCTCTGTCACCGTTACCTACCCAGGCATGACCACCGCCCAAACCATCAACTTGCTCTGGCGTTTCCCGGACGGCACAAATGCCACGATCGCTGCGAGAAACGGCCTGGCTACGGGAAGAGTCGACTTTCCTGTCTCTCGGGCAGTGCTCAGCGCCAGTGTGGGTAAACCCATCACGTTGCAATACTCGTCAACCAGTGGCACAAAAGTGGTCTGGTCAGACGTCCAGACACTGACGGTGCAAACGATCCCAGAGGCAAACCTGCCACAGGCACTGCTCAACCGAGTCGTCAATGGCGGGCAGCAAAACCTGGACAACTTCACCACGTCGACGTTGTCACTGCCGGCGTGGCGCTTGAGCAAGGTTGGCCAGCGACTCACCATCACCGCCCATAGTGATGGGGTGCTCCCGCTCAAAGTGCTGGACAACTACCCCATCACTGCCAACGAAGTTACCAACGGGTTGGTAAATATCCCGGTACCGAACAGTTGGTTATTGACGTTAAGCAACAATGGTCGGTTAATGCTGGACGTGGAATCGGCCCATGATGGCATCTTTAATAGCCCGACGACAGTTCAGTTCCCACTCACCGAATACACCATCATCAATGTGCCAACACTTGCCAGCGATATCACAACCTTTCAAAACTCGTCGATGAATGGCTGGAAATCCTTTGCGGCGGACTTCCGGGATCTAAGTTTCTCGCCACAAGGTTTATTAAACTATACCTACAGCGAAAGCTCTCAGGGAATGATAATTAGAAAGTCATTTAACAACATGAAAATAGGATCAACCTACCGGTTCAGTATGGACGCCATGAGGGTAGACGGTAGGTTCGCGCTGCCTATCCTCTCTCTGCATACAAACCAAGGCCCGCTCACGGACTATTATTATCTCTCCTCGATGACGACGATCACGATGAGCGGTGAGTTCATTGCCAATACTCAGAGCATGGATTTCATGCTCTTCAACAGTCAACCCACCGCTGGCGGCAATGACTACGTCGTGTCAAACGCCAAAGTGACTCGCCTCTCATAA
- a CDS encoding methyltransferase domain-containing protein — MKLAPDALDQITATTLGHYNKVAEDFREGTRDHDVSQNIDALLRHIQGTAPFTVLDFGCGPGRDLQTFTRMGHIAVGLDGSERFAQMAREDSGCEVLQQDFLKLDLPAERFDGVFANAVLFHIPKQELPRVLKQLHGALKPGGVLFSSNPRGENQEGWNGPRYGSYHDLPAWQALLTAAGFEELEHYYRPAGLPRDQQPWLASVWRKG; from the coding sequence ATGAAACTCGCCCCCGACGCCCTCGACCAGATCACCGCCACCACCCTCGGCCATTACAACAAGGTGGCCGAGGATTTTCGCGAAGGCACTCGCGATCATGACGTCAGCCAGAACATCGACGCCTTGCTGCGGCATATCCAGGGCACGGCGCCATTCACCGTGCTGGATTTCGGCTGCGGGCCGGGGCGCGACTTGCAGACATTTACACGTATGGGGCATATCGCCGTAGGCCTGGATGGCTCCGAACGGTTTGCGCAGATGGCGCGCGAGGACAGTGGCTGCGAGGTGCTGCAGCAGGACTTCCTGAAGCTGGATCTGCCCGCCGAACGCTTCGATGGTGTCTTTGCCAATGCGGTGCTGTTTCACATCCCCAAGCAGGAATTGCCACGGGTGCTCAAGCAATTGCACGGGGCGTTGAAACCTGGAGGCGTGTTGTTCAGCTCCAACCCACGAGGTGAAAACCAGGAGGGCTGGAATGGGCCGCGATATGGGTCATATCACGACCTGCCGGCGTGGCAAGCGTTGTTGACAGCGGCCGGGTTCGAAGAGCTGGAGCACTATTATCGACCGGCCGGGTTGCCTCGGGATCAGCAGCCCTGGCTGGCGAGCGTGTGGCGCAAAGGCTAA
- a CDS encoding efflux RND transporter permease subunit — protein sequence MKGSFNLSDWALKHQSFVWYLMFVALLMGVFSYMNLGREEDPSFTIKTMVIQTRWPGATQEETLKQVTDRIEKKLEELDSLDYVKSYTRPGESTVFVFLKDTTSAKAIPEIWYQVRKKIDDIRGTFPQGLQGPSFNDEFGDVFGSVYAFTGDGLSMRQLRDYVEQVRAEIRSVPGLGKVEMIGQQDEVIYLNFSTRKLAALGVDQRQVVQSLQSQNAVTPAGVIEAGPERISVRTSGQFASEKDLANVNLRLNDRFYRLADIAEISRGYVDPARPMFRFNGKPAIGLAIAMQKGGNIQSFGKALHTRMDELTADLPVGVGVHKVSDQAEVVEEAVGGFTSALFEAVIIVLVVSFISLGMRAGLVVACSIPLVLALVFVFMEYSGITMQRVSLGALIIALGLLVDDAMITVEMMITRLEKGETKEQAATYAYTSTAFPMLTGTLVTVAGFVPIGLNASSAGEYTFTLFAVIAVAMLVSWVVAVLFAPVIGVHILSANVKPHSAEPGRIGRAFNGGMLWAMRNRWWAIGITVGLFVASVFSMQFVQNQFFPSSDRPEILVDLNLPQNASINETRKAVDRLEAIIKDDPDIARWSTYIGQGAIRFYLPLDQQLENPYYAQLVIVSKGLEERGELIARLQKRLRDDFVGIGSFVQPLEMGPPVGRPIQYRVSGKDTDQVRKHAIELATLLDKNTHLGEIIYDWNEPGKVLRVDIAQDKARQLGLSSEDVAQLMNSVVSGSSVTQVHDDIYLINVVGRAEDAERGTPETLQNLQIVTPNGTSIPLLAFATVRYELEQPLVWRRDRKPTITIKASVRDEMQPTDLVKQLKPEIDKFSAGLPVGYKVATGGTVEESGKAQGPIASVVPLMLFLMATFLMIQLHSVQKMFLVASVAPLGLIGVVLALIPTGTPMGFVAILGILALIGIIIRNSVILVTQIHEYEVAGYTPWDAVVEATEHRRRPILLTAAAASLGMIPIAREVFWGPMAYAMIGGIIIATLLTLLFLPALYVAWYKIREPKQPQS from the coding sequence ATGAAAGGGAGCTTCAACTTATCCGACTGGGCCCTCAAGCATCAGTCCTTCGTCTGGTACCTGATGTTCGTCGCGCTGCTGATGGGCGTGTTCTCCTACATGAACCTGGGCCGCGAGGAAGACCCCTCGTTCACCATCAAAACCATGGTGATCCAGACCCGCTGGCCGGGCGCGACCCAGGAAGAAACGCTCAAGCAGGTCACCGACCGCATCGAGAAAAAACTCGAAGAACTCGACTCCCTCGACTACGTGAAAAGCTACACCCGGCCGGGCGAGTCCACGGTGTTCGTGTTCCTCAAAGACACCACCAGCGCCAAGGCCATCCCGGAGATCTGGTACCAGGTACGCAAGAAAATCGACGACATTCGCGGCACCTTCCCCCAGGGGTTGCAGGGGCCGTCGTTCAACGACGAGTTCGGTGATGTGTTCGGCTCGGTGTACGCCTTTACCGGCGACGGCCTGTCGATGCGCCAGCTGCGCGACTATGTAGAGCAAGTGCGCGCCGAGATCCGTTCGGTGCCGGGCCTGGGCAAGGTCGAGATGATCGGCCAGCAGGACGAAGTGATTTACCTGAATTTCTCCACGCGCAAACTCGCGGCGTTGGGGGTTGACCAGCGCCAGGTCGTGCAAAGCCTGCAATCGCAGAACGCCGTGACGCCCGCCGGGGTGATCGAAGCCGGGCCGGAGCGGATTTCTGTGCGCACGTCGGGGCAGTTCGCCTCGGAGAAGGACCTGGCCAACGTCAACCTGCGGCTCAATGACCGCTTCTATCGCCTGGCGGATATCGCCGAGATCAGCCGTGGCTACGTCGACCCGGCGCGGCCGATGTTCCGGTTCAACGGCAAACCGGCGATCGGCCTGGCCATCGCCATGCAGAAGGGCGGCAATATCCAGTCCTTCGGCAAGGCCCTGCACACCCGCATGGACGAGCTGACCGCCGACCTGCCGGTGGGCGTCGGCGTGCACAAAGTGTCCGACCAGGCCGAAGTGGTGGAAGAAGCCGTCGGCGGCTTTACCAGCGCGCTGTTTGAGGCGGTGATCATCGTCTTGGTGGTGAGCTTTATCAGCCTCGGCATGCGCGCCGGGCTGGTGGTGGCGTGCTCGATTCCGTTGGTGCTGGCGCTGGTGTTTGTGTTCATGGAATACAGCGGCATCACCATGCAGCGCGTGTCGCTCGGTGCCTTGATCATCGCCCTCGGCCTGTTGGTGGACGACGCGATGATCACCGTGGAGATGATGATCACGCGCCTGGAGAAAGGTGAAACCAAGGAGCAGGCGGCGACCTACGCCTACACCTCCACCGCGTTCCCGATGCTCACCGGTACGCTGGTGACCGTGGCGGGGTTTGTACCGATCGGCCTCAACGCCAGCTCGGCGGGTGAGTACACCTTCACTCTGTTCGCGGTGATTGCCGTGGCGATGCTGGTGTCGTGGGTAGTGGCGGTGCTGTTTGCACCGGTGATCGGCGTGCATATCCTCAGCGCCAACGTAAAACCGCACAGCGCCGAGCCTGGGCGCATTGGCCGCGCCTTCAACGGCGGCATGCTGTGGGCCATGCGCAACCGCTGGTGGGCTATCGGGATTACCGTCGGCCTGTTTGTGGCGTCGGTGTTTTCCATGCAGTTTGTGCAGAACCAGTTTTTCCCGTCATCGGATCGCCCGGAGATTCTGGTCGACCTCAACCTGCCGCAAAACGCCTCGATCAACGAGACCCGCAAAGCGGTCGACCGCCTGGAAGCGATCATCAAGGATGACCCGGATATCGCCCGCTGGAGCACCTATATTGGCCAGGGCGCGATTCGTTTCTACCTGCCCCTCGACCAGCAACTGGAAAACCCTTACTACGCGCAGCTGGTGATCGTCAGCAAGGGCCTGGAGGAGCGCGGCGAATTGATTGCGCGCCTGCAAAAACGCCTGCGCGATGACTTTGTGGGCATCGGCAGCTTTGTGCAGCCGCTGGAAATGGGCCCGCCGGTGGGCCGTCCGATCCAGTACCGGGTTTCCGGCAAAGACACCGACCAGGTGCGCAAACACGCCATCGAACTGGCGACCTTGCTGGATAAAAACACCCATCTCGGGGAAATCATTTACGACTGGAACGAGCCCGGCAAAGTGCTGCGCGTGGACATCGCCCAGGACAAGGCGCGCCAGCTCGGGCTGTCGTCCGAAGACGTGGCGCAGTTGATGAACAGCGTGGTCAGCGGCTCGTCGGTAACCCAGGTGCACGACGATATCTACCTGATCAACGTGGTCGGCCGCGCCGAAGACGCCGAGCGTGGCACCCCGGAAACCTTGCAGAACCTGCAGATCGTTACGCCCAACGGCACCTCGATTCCGCTGCTGGCGTTCGCCACCGTGCGGTATGAGCTGGAGCAGCCGCTGGTATGGCGTCGCGACCGCAAGCCGACCATCACCATCAAGGCCTCGGTCCGCGATGAGATGCAGCCGACCGACCTGGTCAAGCAGCTCAAGCCCGAGATCGACAAGTTCAGTGCCGGCCTTCCGGTGGGCTACAAGGTGGCCACTGGCGGTACTGTGGAAGAGAGCGGCAAGGCCCAGGGCCCGATTGCCAGTGTGGTGCCGTTGATGCTGTTCCTCATGGCGACGTTCCTGATGATCCAGCTGCACAGCGTGCAGAAGATGTTCCTGGTGGCGAGTGTCGCGCCGCTGGGGTTGATCGGCGTGGTGCTGGCGTTGATCCCCACGGGCACGCCCATGGGCTTTGTGGCGATCCTCGGGATTTTGGCGCTGATCGGCATCATCATCCGCAACTCGGTGATCCTGGTGACGCAGATTCATGAATACGAAGTGGCCGGCTATACGCCGTGGGATGCGGTGGTGGAAGCCACCGAGCACCGGCGTCGGCCGATCCTGCTGACCGCTGCTGCGGCAAGCCTGGGCATGATTCCGATTGCACGGGAAGTGTTCTGGGGGCCGATGGCTTACGCCATGATTGGCGGGATTATCATCGCAACTTTGCTAACACTTTTGTTTTTGCCTGCGTTGTATGTGGCTTGGTACAAGATCCGGGAGCCCAAACAACCCCAGAGCTGA
- a CDS encoding efflux RND transporter periplasmic adaptor subunit, translating into MKRLTALLAASLLLVACSKEEPAPEPVRPVLSMQVTSEDQETLGRFAGTIQARYESNLGFRVPGRIARRAVDVGAEVEKGALLAVLDPTDQQNQLRAAQGDLARVQAQFINAQANARRQQELFNRGVGAQAQLDVAQTDLKTTQASLDQAQASVNQAKDQLNYAELRTDHAGIVTAWNAEAGQVVSAGQQVVTLARPDIKEAVIDLPAGLAERLPADVVFVVAGQLDPGVHTTAIVREIEPQAQSATRTRRARLTLAETPPAFRLGTAISVTLSTAIAPRIEVPLSALQEVDGKTRIWLLDTQSQTVQPRDITVISRDTSSALLNGGVKPGERIVTAGVNSLKPGQKVKIDEDSPR; encoded by the coding sequence ATGAAGCGCCTGACGGCCCTGCTCGCCGCCAGCCTGTTGCTGGTGGCCTGCTCCAAGGAAGAACCCGCGCCCGAGCCCGTACGGCCGGTGCTGTCGATGCAAGTGACGTCCGAGGACCAGGAAACCCTCGGCCGTTTCGCCGGCACCATCCAGGCCCGCTATGAAAGCAACCTGGGGTTCCGCGTGCCCGGGCGCATCGCCCGCCGCGCCGTGGATGTAGGCGCCGAGGTGGAGAAGGGCGCCTTGCTCGCCGTGCTTGACCCCACCGATCAACAGAACCAACTGCGCGCGGCCCAGGGCGACCTTGCCCGCGTGCAGGCGCAGTTCATCAATGCCCAGGCCAATGCGCGCCGGCAGCAGGAGCTGTTCAACCGCGGCGTCGGCGCCCAGGCTCAACTGGATGTGGCCCAGACCGACCTGAAAACCACCCAGGCCAGCCTCGACCAGGCGCAGGCCTCGGTCAATCAGGCCAAGGACCAGCTCAACTACGCCGAGCTGCGCACCGACCACGCTGGCATTGTCACCGCCTGGAATGCCGAGGCTGGCCAGGTGGTCAGCGCCGGTCAGCAAGTGGTGACGCTGGCCCGCCCGGACATCAAGGAAGCGGTGATCGACCTGCCCGCGGGCCTTGCCGAGCGCCTGCCGGCGGATGTGGTGTTTGTGGTCGCCGGGCAACTCGACCCCGGCGTGCACACCACGGCCATCGTGCGCGAGATCGAACCCCAGGCGCAAAGCGCCACGCGCACCCGCCGTGCGCGCCTGACCCTGGCCGAGACGCCCCCCGCGTTTCGCCTCGGCACCGCCATCAGCGTGACCTTGAGCACCGCCATCGCCCCGCGCATCGAAGTGCCTTTGAGCGCCTTGCAGGAGGTCGACGGCAAGACCCGCATCTGGCTGCTCGACACCCAAAGCCAGACCGTACAGCCGCGAGACATCACCGTGATCAGCCGTGACACCAGCAGTGCCTTGCTCAACGGCGGCGTCAAACCCGGCGAACGCATCGTTACCGCCGGTGTGAACAGCCTGAAGCCCGGGCAAAAAGTTAAAATTGACGAGGACAGCCCGCGATGA
- a CDS encoding efflux RND transporter periplasmic adaptor subunit yields the protein MGGRIFTCILGLGLLTLLSGCGQEKAEPKAHSRVFVQTVQSADFAAAVTLTGDIQARVQTDLSFRVGGKIIQRMVDVGDRVTAKQVLAKLDPKDLQTNVDSAQAQVVAEQARVKQTAAAFVRQQKLLPKGYTSRSEYDSAQAALRSSQSALAAAQAQLANAREQLGYTALIADAPGVITARQAEVGQVVQATVPIFSLATDGERDAVFNVYESLLVEPPPDAPITVSLLDNPSIKAVGKVREVTPAVAANTGTVQVKIALQSLPKGMQLGSVVSATANGPAKASIELPWSALTKDLSEPAVWLIDGDGKAQLHKVTVARYLTGKVIIGDGLKGGEKVVVAGGQLLHPGMQVEIAQQGAQP from the coding sequence ATGGGCGGTCGAATTTTCACCTGTATTCTCGGGCTTGGCCTACTGACGCTGCTGAGCGGCTGTGGCCAGGAAAAAGCCGAGCCCAAGGCGCATTCACGGGTGTTTGTGCAAACCGTGCAGTCGGCTGACTTCGCCGCGGCGGTGACCCTGACCGGGGATATCCAGGCCCGGGTGCAAACCGATTTGTCCTTTCGCGTGGGCGGCAAAATCATCCAGCGCATGGTGGATGTGGGCGACCGCGTGACCGCCAAGCAAGTACTGGCCAAGCTCGACCCCAAGGATTTGCAGACCAACGTCGACTCGGCCCAGGCCCAGGTCGTGGCCGAACAGGCGCGGGTCAAGCAGACCGCCGCCGCCTTTGTGCGCCAGCAAAAGCTGCTGCCCAAGGGTTACACCAGCCGCAGCGAATATGACTCTGCCCAAGCCGCGCTGCGCAGCAGCCAAAGTGCCCTGGCCGCCGCGCAAGCCCAGTTGGCCAATGCCCGCGAACAACTCGGCTATACCGCATTGATCGCGGATGCACCGGGTGTGATCACTGCGCGCCAGGCTGAAGTCGGCCAGGTGGTGCAGGCCACCGTGCCGATTTTCAGCCTGGCTACCGACGGCGAGCGCGATGCGGTGTTCAACGTCTATGAGTCCTTGCTGGTGGAGCCGCCGCCGGATGCGCCGATCACCGTCAGCCTGTTGGATAACCCGAGTATCAAGGCTGTGGGTAAAGTCCGCGAAGTCACGCCCGCCGTGGCGGCCAATACCGGCACGGTGCAGGTGAAGATCGCCCTGCAATCCCTGCCCAAAGGCATGCAGTTGGGCTCGGTGGTGAGTGCCACCGCCAACGGCCCGGCCAAGGCCAGCATCGAGTTGCCCTGGTCGGCGTTGACCAAAGACCTCAGCGAGCCCGCCGTGTGGCTGATCGACGGTGACGGCAAGGCGCAACTGCACAAAGTCACGGTGGCGCGTTACCTCACCGGCAAAGTGATCATCGGCGACGGCCTTAAGGGCGGCGAAAAAGTCGTGGTGGCCGGTGGGCAATTGCTGCACCCCGGCATGCAGGTCGAGATCGCCCAGCAAGGAGCCCAGCCATGA
- a CDS encoding AAA family ATPase, producing the protein MLKTLAVANYRSINKLVVPLNRLNLITGPNGSGKSNLYRALRLLAETAQGGVINALAREGGLDSTFWAGPETISRRMRKGEVPVEAVVRQGVKRLRLGFAGEDFSYAISLGLPEPSRSFFALDPEVKKECIWAGHLYRPASLLVQRSGPMVRARDGRAWDVLAQHTPNYHSLFDQVGSLRGSPEVLLLRESIRGWRFYDHFRSDVDAPVRQPQLGTRTPVLHHDGRDLAAALQTIREIGDPEALQRAVSDAFPGARLNIEPLQGGRFAIEFYQEGLLRPLSAAELSDGTLRYLLLIAALLTPRPPTMMVLNEPETSLHPDLLPALARLIIQASQQCQVWVVSHASRLIAALQQDEGCNSIVLEKVLGETQIVGQGILDAPAWHWPE; encoded by the coding sequence ATGCTCAAGACCCTCGCGGTGGCCAATTACCGCTCGATCAATAAATTGGTGGTGCCGCTGAATCGGTTGAACCTGATCACCGGGCCCAATGGCAGCGGCAAATCCAACCTGTACCGCGCCCTGCGCCTGCTGGCCGAAACCGCTCAAGGCGGGGTGATCAATGCACTGGCCCGTGAGGGCGGGCTGGACTCGACCTTCTGGGCCGGCCCCGAAACCATCAGCCGGCGCATGCGCAAGGGCGAGGTGCCGGTCGAAGCCGTGGTCCGCCAGGGCGTCAAGCGTCTGCGCCTGGGGTTTGCGGGGGAAGATTTCAGCTACGCCATTTCCCTGGGATTGCCCGAGCCGAGCCGTTCGTTTTTCGCCCTGGACCCTGAAGTGAAGAAGGAATGCATCTGGGCCGGCCATCTCTACCGCCCGGCCAGCCTGCTGGTGCAGCGCTCGGGGCCGATGGTGCGGGCTCGTGACGGCCGCGCCTGGGATGTGCTGGCCCAGCACACACCGAACTACCACAGCCTGTTCGATCAGGTCGGCAGCCTGCGCGGCTCGCCGGAAGTGTTGCTGCTGCGCGAGAGCATCCGTGGCTGGCGTTTTTATGATCACTTTCGCAGCGACGTCGATGCGCCCGTGCGCCAGCCCCAACTGGGCACGCGCACACCGGTGCTGCATCACGATGGCCGCGACCTGGCGGCGGCGTTGCAGACCATTCGCGAGATTGGCGACCCCGAGGCATTGCAGCGGGCGGTCAGCGATGCATTCCCCGGTGCACGTTTGAACATCGAGCCACTGCAGGGCGGGCGCTTTGCGATCGAGTTTTATCAGGAAGGTTTGCTGCGGCCATTATCGGCGGCGGAGTTGTCGGACGGCACCTTGCGTTACCTGCTGTTGATCGCCGCACTGCTCACGCCACGGCCACCGACCATGATGGTGCTGAACGAACCGGAAACCAGCCTGCACCCGGACCTGTTGCCGGCATTGGCGCGCTTGATTATCCAGGCGTCGCAGCAATGCCAGGTGTGGGTGGTGTCGCATGCCAGCCGCTTGATTGCGGCACTGCAACAGGATGAGGGGTGTAATTCGATTGTGCTGGAGAAGGTGTTGGGGGAAACCCAAATCGTTGGGCAGGGGATATTGGATGCACCGGCGTGGCATTGGCCGGAGTAA